The following is a genomic window from Xyrauchen texanus isolate HMW12.3.18 chromosome 6, RBS_HiC_50CHRs, whole genome shotgun sequence.
CCTTAATTGTCACATGaggattcacactggagaaagcCCTTTCACATGTCTTCAGTGTGGTAAGAGTTTTACACGTAATGAGCACCTTCAGAGGCACACgcaaattcacactggagagaagccattcaCATGTCATCTGTGTGAGAATAGTTTCGCTCGTGAAGAACATCTTAAGAATCACATGaagattcacactggagagaagcctttcatgtgttttcagtgtggaaagagttttacacgGGCAGCCAATCTCCAAATTCACCAGCGTACTCATTCACAACACCAAAGAatgcatactggagaaaaaccttacaagtgttcatattgtgaaaagagtttcagtcACTCAGGAATCCTGAAAAAACATGCAAGAGtgcacactggagaaaaaccttacaagtgttcacattgtgaaaagagtttcagtcAGTCaggaaacctgaaaacacatgaacaagtgcatactggagaaaaaccttacaagtgttcacattgtgaaaagagtttcatttGGTCCTCACTCCTAAAATCACATGAAAAAGtgcacactggagaaaaaccttacaagtgttcacattgtggaaagagtttcactcattcaAGTATCTTGAAAGAGCACCAaagaatccacactggagaaaaaccttacaagtgttcacattgtggaaagagtttcactcagttagGACACATGAAATCACACAAAAGGGggcacactggagaaaaaccttacaagtgttcacattgtGGAAAGGGTTTCAGTCGCTCAGGAATCCTGAAAAGACACGAAAAAGTGCACACTGCATAAGCCATACACTGCTCTGTGAGATGAGCGTTAGCTCAAGTTCTCTAAAGAAACAAATGATTCATCACAGTAAGAAATTGTAAGAAATGATTTTTCTTGTGGTTCATTTAAACAAATAGTGAGAAATTCTGATAAACCCCAAAAGTACATTTCAGCTAAGAGGGTAATGTGTTAAAATTCACTTCAAGATCAGCTGAATCTCTGTCTCTTCCACTTCATGTCATGAAGATGAACTGTTCAAGAACTGTGCTTTCAAGAATATCATGATTATTTTTAACCGGTTTTTACAGTTAAATgcttctgtctgtttttttttttttttttggataattGTGACTTTTATTTGAGTGCATTAATCTGTCCCTCCTAAATTAGATTAAAAGCTGCATGTAAAATGCATCGTCTCATGCTAACAAGTTCTGTCATCTTTTGGTGACAGAACATCTGCGGTGGTTCTTCAGTTTAGTTAAGTGTGAATGCAATGCCATAGGGTTGGTCCTTTGTCTCCGTGATAACCACAAAACCCAAATGGCTTGATTATgttcagggccgtagctagtggggttaAAGTTGGTAATGATTCTTGGGGCCCACAGTTCCAgggggggcccacaacaaatgatatttgtcctttttatttaataatatattttttttcccttttcttccaatttggaatgcccaattcccctcgtggtggtgcgtttactcacctcaatcggggtggcggaggacaaatctcagttgcctctgcttctgagacgtcaattcgcacatcttatcacgtggctcgttgtgcacaacaccgcagagactcacgaCACGTGAaggctcatgttactctccgtgatccacacgcaacttaccatgcgccccattgtgagcgagaaccactaatcatgaccacgaggaggttaccacatgtgactaccctccctagcaactgggccagtttggttgcttaggagacttggctggagtcactcagcatgccctggattggaactcgtaactccagggttggtagtcagtgtcaataataaatgtttttgttaataggGATCAGGGCAATATACAGACAGGGGGCCCAGAATACCATGCTATAGCCCTGGTTATGTTAATTAGTTTAAAAGGTCTAGAGGCACTCCCATTCAGAAGTAGTGTCCTGTAAATTAAATCAaaaagtgttccaaaaaaaaaactgcatgctTTCTACTGGATATGAGTTTCATGAGTGTGTGCCCAAATTCGTCTAAGAGCTCAATGTTTCAAGATAAATGGATTAGTTTGTTTAATCACATCGTCCATTGCTGTTCAAAAATAAAGGAATACATATCTCCACTTTTGTAAGTCCTCTCGTTTGTTTTTACCATGTTGTATGCCAGCCTAGCTATGCTATGctatttaaatgtgtgtattcTGGACTGGATAGGGAATCATTTCACTTAAAGAACATTACATAAAGTTGTCCCCTGCCAAGTCATTAACTCATCTGTGTTTACTGAAATATCTCATTaattttaataccagtggtctGGTATTAAAGGAATCAAATTTACTCAAGTAcccttaagtgcccattcactcaacaaatcaaacatattaacagTTTCACTCATGAAaagttttattcactttttccaacttttgattccatttctagcTAGAAATAGTATAATAGTAattaaatacagtactgtgcaaaagtcttaggcacataagatgtttcacaaaagcatttgtcttcagatggttatttatatcttcagctttagtttttcaataggaaatataaatgttagactcccaaacattctaAAGATTAGAATAGATGAACAGGAAGCCCTGTAACAGAtttcatggcccccacaaagcccccaactgaacattgtgtcagtctgagattacataaagagacagaagcaattgagacagcctaaatagatagaagaactgtggtgaattctccaagaagcttggaacatcctatctgccaacaatcaagaaaaactatatccaggtgtacctagtatagtgtatttttcaatattctagtatgtttttatatcaaagtacttatatgagtttcctggcctttgtgtgacccaggagagagcatgtgaggttactaaaattgttgttgctgcagaggccacaaagagcacccagctgtaacaaaataatgagactaaggaccttgaagatagactaaagccaagtttctaccagtaaaaagatatcaaaaggctctgtgaaataatggtggcaaatagtatccattggttacaaaaataacaaaggggcacagaaatgaggtaatgccagataacaaactgtatagaagaggaggttttggacttagagagtcagaacggacagctgaccggtctcatgtttattggtgttcaataaactacaactttggcatctggaactcaagactccgagatttttcttacaacttagagagattcatcgtgattttccacgacactagtagaattggtgctgttttaataCAATCGACAAATGATTCTCGTTCTTCTAGTCGACACTGGAATGAATAGTCGGTTAATATTTCCCCCCCATTAAACTCATCATcgtttttatacatttacatttggctttatatttttaaagaggctgtacttaaattactgtcatattaatgttacactgtggcagggtggggccgggtcgtgattccgcacaccaagtcaagtcaagtggtttttattgtcgatcaaccatatacagttagtacagtacacagtgaaatgagacaacgttcctccaggaccatggtgctacataaatcaacataggacaaacacagaaccacataagactacacagactaaattacatacctatataaagtacgggacagtacaattaattactaacaatgaacaggacaataggcacagtgagagactgtgcagcgccgaccagtacacagtagtgcaaaagatgacagtttctaaaaatgccaaatgtaaataacatactatgagatagtgttctatgcacatagcagttattgaggtagtagTCAGGTAAAAAGTAACACCCGGACCCCTAATTAGTAGGGGTGTGACGAGTCGCTTACTCCACGTGACGAGACACGACACGAGATTGGGTTCACGAGAACGAGACAAGACGAgatttttacacaatttttaagaaatcctcaatgATGAATGGaaaatagtcttttattcaaCTGAAAATCACAAAATGCAAACAATTTAGGTGCATTTTGAAATCAACTTGTAATGAATGTTATTTTACTTCTATTTTAATTAATTCTATGCAGTAAGGACATGCAAACACTGCAAAATGTTTTGCTATAGACTCTACCGACTGGCTTCTCCCCTGTACGATTTCACATGCGAAATCTAACTCCTTTCCACAAATcgaacataaaaaatataaccgtataaataaaataaatatataacagaAATAACGCTTTAAATGCAAACAGTAAGTGTATCCATAATCAAAGTACTGCTCTCTCAAAACTACAAGTGCAAACAGAAACAATGTTTTTCTTCAAGCATGAAAAAGAGATAAATTAACTACACAGAACAGCCTAAGATATGGTTAGCTAGTTTTAGTAGAGAGCTGTGGTGATTCTGTATGTGTTTTTACATAGTGCTCGTGTTAGCCGCGGTTTACGGCATTATTTTCttacaatgtttacatattgCGTTCGTCTTGTCTGTCACTCTTTCGCCGTTTCTTATTTCCGCAGGAAAACCAAAATGTTGCCAAACAAATGATTTAAAAGTGGCAGGGGCATCTTCAATACTAAGTTCACCCTCACGCTCAGACATCACAACAACTCTCGAGACAACTTTTCACCTCGACGAGAAATCTTGTGACACGAGATCTCGTCACACCCTtactaattaggctgattaagcccgaGAGCGATAAAgctgaccgaagacggcagtgtgacagagGGTGTTACGTACAGCTGtctgacacatttgtgtgttgtttgtctttttggttaagtttatgattaaaaattatttacattttcaagccggttcttgccgctTGAAGTGTGATACACTGGTattgaaacccgggaaggaggagggtagtgccgtagtagagtccttgccactaGTAGAGAATCTCACCTGTgaatgcgcatctcctttcctcctcgactgcctgtcagaTTCGTCAACTTGCCCCACACATGCAGCTGAGAAAATTTctaatataagtgtgtgtgtgtgtgtgtgtgtgtgtgtgtgtgtgtgtgtgtgtgtgtgtgtgtgtgttaaagcagtgtttctcaactggtgggtcatagTTCTATTCGGACTAGGTCACGGTCAGCAGGGAATGAACAATGACATGGTTATCTCATTAACGCTATTTCAgcagccgcccaagtgatagccttTTTAGGACTGCTGAGGCAGAATGAATGATAGTCTCGTAATCCTGGTCTGCACTTACACtcccctaaaggattattaggaacacctgttcaatttctcattaatgcaattatctaatcaaccaatcacatgtcagttgcttcaatgcatttaggggtgtggtcctggtcaagacaatctcctgaactccaaactgaatgtcagaatgggaaagaaaggtgatttaagcaattttgagcgtggcatggttgttggtgccagacgggccggtctgagtatttcacaatctgctcaattactgggattttcatgcacaaccatttctagggtttacaaagaatggtgtgaaaagggaaaaacatccagtatgcggcagtcctgtgggcgaaaatgccttgttgatgctagaagtcagaggagaatgggccgactgattcaagctgatagaagagcaactttgactgaaataaccacttgttacaatcgaggtatgcagcaaagcatttgtgaagccacaacacgtacaaccttgaggcggatgggctacaacagcagaagaccccaccgggtatcactcatctccactacaaataggaaaaagagtctacaatttgcaagagctcaccaaaattggacagttgaagactggaaaaatgttgcctggtctgatgagtctcgatttctgttgagacattcagatggtagagtcagaatttggcgtaaacagaatgagaacatggatccatcatgccttgttaccactgtgcaggctggtggtggtggtgtaatggtgtgggggatgttttcttggcacactttaggccccttagtgccaattgggcatcgtttaaatgccacggcctacctgagcattgtttctgaccatgtccatccctttatggccaccatgtacccatcctctgatggctacttccagcaggataatgcaccatgtcacaaagctcgaatattttcgaattggtttcttgaacatgacaatgagttcactgtactaaaatggcccccacagtcaccagatctcaacccaatagatcatctttgagatgtggtggaacgggagcttcgtgccctggatgtgcatcccacaaatctccatcaactgcaagatgctatcctatcaatatgggccaatatttctaaagaatgctttcagcaccttgttgaatcaatgccatgtagaattaaggcagttctgaaggcgaaagggggtcaaacacagtattagtatggtgttcctaataatcctttgagtgtatatagaacctttttaaccttataggtattcaaagcacttgacactgtgactcattcacacattcacacacacattcgtaCACCAaccctagcctgccattgggagcaatttggggttccgtgtcttgcccaaggacacttcggcatgtggagtcatgtgggccaggaatcaaaccaccaaccctgcgatttgtggacaacccgctctaccacctgagccccaGTTGCCCCACAGCTAAAGGcttaaggcttctcatctgcactgtcACATGAGTGTAAAGGAACCAGCTCGCACTAATGATCTGCTGTGATCTCAACAACTGGGCTTCCTCGATATTGTggagcgcagacctcaaaactgatgtgaccaatatCAGAAGTCAAGTCAAATCTCTCAAACAGTAGACAGCCCTGACATACCAAACAGCACTGAGTAGGacaagagcaacactgtgctatgcgcacATTTTTTCTTCATTATACATCaacacctttacaaatttgttccaagattttacatgagtaaaagtaactgttctattttgaatatgttttatagtttcatatgaattaatctaaaggtagaatatATTATACCTAATTTTATAttaacagtggcagttgtagttaaagtttcaagatgtgtttcagctagtattaattttttcataaatactataattagtggtgcttgccaaaggcaaggcatcactattgttattcgccatacttattattaagttggcttgtgagagccaacttactgatattgtacttaaacgtattattattaagttggcttgtgagagccaacttactgaaattctatttaaacttattattattagtggtgcttgccaaaggcaaggcatcactattgttattagTTCAAAGCTCATACTGTAttcatacttattattagtggtgcttgcaaagcatcactattgtaatctcacatacttattattagtggtgcttgcaagcatcactatttattatacttttattttattttattttatatctcttaacaaaacttggcacctaacttcgtcccgcaccgtttgacgtagacccacgaatgaggtatcaaatcgaacggcctattgaggacacgtgtgctatgacttttataagctgatcgagtacggtatttgccccaggggcaaaaagcggccgaaaaatcccatagacttaacattgagacaaactttgacgcgtcacagctccaagcgaggatttagtagaaacgtgtgatttgccacatttgaagaggctggcaggctctgtaagagcatacctcaatatggggtaaaagttgcacccctgggggcaggagctgcccaaaaatgccccaattgacttataatggtgtagggcggcccatgaaatgaaaaggcatagggatttgtattgaacatagctctggatcacagtgtcatagagacgaggggtgggctcattttactcagacaaccaatcagtctctctggatcattgtgaagctatcaagccacgccctagcaaccattaagagcaccttagcaacaagtcccatagacttctattgaaaaagatcaaagggatatctccggatagaagtgtcatagaaacacaagggtggtctcgtttgactcgggacagcaaacagccaatcatgcatcacttcaacacttcctagcccctccctagcaaccattgtcgagcaccttaacaaccaaaatccatagagggatatcttccattctgaatgtcacagaggcatgggagttggtttatatcattcatactgacaagcagcctttggagattcatgattggcagctgccaagccactccctagcaactacacagagtaccctagcaaccgtttagcagtaactatatctctgcaccagaaaatcagagagacttctgggttgatttatttcaatcaggatggcaaggagacttgataagtatcactatgttaactgcctagcaaccagatggggttaccctagcaaccgagtaacaaatcacatatctctgcatcagaaaagcgtagagacttcgggttgacttatttcaatcaggatggcaaggacacttcattagtatcactatggtaactgcctagcaaccagatgggcttacactagcaaccgagtaacaaatcacatatctctgcatcacaaaaacatagagacttcgggttgacttacttcaatcaggatggcaaggagacttcattagtatcactatggtaactgcctagcaaccagatgggcttaccctagcaaccgagtaacaaatcacatatctctgcatcagaaaagcgtagagacttcgggttgacttatttcaataaggatggcaaggacacttgattagtatcactatggtatctgcctagcaaccagatggggttaccctagcaaccgagtaacaaatcacatatctctgcatcacaaaaacatagagacttcgggttgatttattttaatcaggatggccaggagacttgattagtatcactatggtaactgcctagcaaccagatggagttaccctagcaaccgagcaacaaatcacatatctctgcaccagaacacactacagacttccgggttgacttatttcactcaggatggaaaggagccatgtattgtattacctatggtaactgcatagcaaccacatgggcttaccctagcaaccgagtaacaaatcacatatttctgcaccagaacatcgtacagatttctgggttggtttatttatgaccataatttttgttactttcaagttacaacatgctgtttgatcgagttttgccacggcaagcaccactcacattttcttcaggaaatgtacccatctagattttatttttatttttatttttatatctcttaaccaaacttcggcacctaactcgtcccgcaccgtttggcgtagacccacgaatgaggtgtcaaatcgaacagcctattgaggacacgtgtgctatgacttttataagcgtatcgggtacggtatttgccccaggggcaaaaaagcggccgaaaaatcccatagacttaacattgagacaaactttgacgcgtcacagctccaagcgaggatttcagtagaagcgtgtgatttgccacatttgaagaggctggcaggctctgtaagagcatacctcaatatggggtaaaagttgcacccctgggggcaggagctgcccaaaaatgccccaattgacttataatggtgtaggacggcccatgaaatgaaaaggcatagggatttgtattgaacatagctctggatcacagtgtcatagagacgagggggtgggctcattttactcagacgaccaatcagtctctcaggatcattgtgaagctatcaagccacgccctagcaaccattaagagcaccttagcaacaagtcccatagacttctattgaaacatatcaaagggatatctccggatagaagtgtcatagaaacacaagggtggtctcgttttactcgggacagcaaacagccaatcatgcatcaaatcaacacttcctagcccctccctagcaaccattgtcgagcaccttaacaaccaaaatccatagaggatatcttccattctgaatgtcacagaggcatgggagttggtttatatcattcatactgacaagcagcctttggagattcatgattggcagctgccaagccactccctagcaactaaacagagtaccctagcaaccgtttagcagtaactatatctctgcaccagaaaatcagagagacttctgggttgatttatttcaatcaggatggcaaggagacttgattagtatcactatggtaactgcctagcaaccagatggggttaccctagcaaccgagtaacaaatcacatatctctgcatcagaaaagcgtagagacttccgggttgacttatttcaatcaggatggaaaggagacttcattagtatcactatggtaactgcctagcaaccagatgggcttaccctagcaacagagtaacaaatcacatatctctgcatcacaaaaacatacagacttcggtttgacttatttcaatcaggatggcaaggacacttgattagtatcactatggtaactgcctagcaaccacatggggttaccctagcaacctactaacaaatcacatatttctgcaccagaacattatacagacttctgggttgatttatttatgaccacaatttctgttcttttcaagcaggctatttgccgagttttgccacggcaagcaccactcacattttcttcaggaaatgtacctatctagtttttatttttatatctccttaacaaaacttcggcacctaactcgtcccgcaccgtttggcgtagacccacgaatgaggtgtcaaatcgagcggcctattgatgacacgtgtgctatgacatttataagcgatcgagtgcggtatttgccccaggggcaaaaaagcggccgaaaaatcccatagacttaacattgcagacaaactttgacgcgtcacagctccgagcgaggatttcacagaaacgtgtgatttgccacatttgaagaggctggcaggctctgtaagagcatacctcaatatggggtaaaagttgcacccctaggggcaggagctgcccaaagttgcccccattgacttacaatggtgtaggacggcccatgaaatgaaagggattttgtattgatacatagctctggatcacagtgtcatagagacaaggggcaggctcattttactcagacgaccaatcagtcaatcaggatcattgtgaagctatcaagccacgccctagcaacaatttaaagcaccttagcaacaagtcccatagacttctaatgaaacacatcaaaggaatatctccggatagaagtgtcatagaaacacaagggtggtctcgtttgactcggggcagcaaacagccaatcatgaatcacctcaacacttcctagcccctccctagcaaccattgtcgagcaccttagcaaccaaaatccatagagggatatcttccattctgaatgtcacagaggcatgggagttggtttatatcactcatactgacaagcagcctttggagattcatgattggcagctgccaagccactccctagcaactaaacacagtaccctagcaaccgagtaacaaatcacatatttctgcaccagaaaatcctacagacttctgggttgatttatttcaaccaggatggcaaggacacttcattagtatcactatggtaactgcctagcaaccagatggggttaccctagcaaccaagtaacaaatcacatatctctgcaccagaaaatcagagagacttctgggttgatttatttcaatcaggatggcaaggagacttcattactatcactatggtaactgcctagcaaccagatggggttaccctagcaacagagtaacaaatcacatatctctgcatcagaaaagcgtagagacttcgggttgacttatttcaatcaggatggcaaggacacttgattattataaatttggtaactgcctagcaaccagatggggttaccctagcaaccgactaacaaatcacatatctctgcatcacaaaagcgtagagacttcgggttgacttatttcaatcaggatggcaaggacacttcattagtatcactatggtaactgcctagcaaccagatggagttaccctagcaaccaagtaacaaatcacatatctctgcatcacaaaaacgtagagacttccgggttgacttatttcaatcaggatggcaaggagacttcattagtatcactatggtaactgcctagcaaccagatggggttaccctagcaacccactaacaaatcacatatctctgcatcacaaaaacttagagacttccgggttcacttatttcaatcaggatggcaaagagacttgattagtatcactatggtaactgcctagcaaccagatggggttaccctaacaaccgagtaactaatcacatatctctgcatcagaaaaacatagaggcttccgggttgacttaattcaatcaggatggcaaggacacttcatttgtatcactatggtaactgcctagcaaccagatggggttaccctagcaaccgagtagcaaatcacatatgtctgcatcacaaaaacatagagacttccgggttgacttatttcaatcagcatggcaaggagacttcattagtatcactatggtaactgcctagccaccagatggtgttaccctagcaaccaagtaacaaatcacatatctctgcatcagaaaaacgtagagatttctgggtcggttttttcactcaggatggcaaggagacttcataagtatcactatggtaactgcctagcaaccacatggggttaccctagcaaccgagtaacaaatcacatatctctgcatcagaaaaacatagggatttctgggttggtttatttcaatcaggatggcaaagacacttgattataatcactatggtaactgcctagcaacaaggaggggttactctagcaaccaaataacaaatcatatatctctggatcagaacatcgtagacaattcctggttgactgattttactctggatagcaaggacacttgataagtatcactatggtaactgcctagcaaccacatggggttaccctagcaaccgagtaacaaatcacatatctctgcatcagaaacacatagggacttctgggttggtttatttcaatcaggatggcaaagacacttcattataatcactatggtaactgcctagcaacaaggaggggttaccctagcaacagagtaacatatcacatatctctgcatcagaaaaacatagagacttccgggttgacttatttgactcaggatggaaaggagccatgtattgtattaccttggtaactgcatagcaaccacacgggcttaccctagcaaccgagtaacaaatcgctTATTTCTCCACCAGataatcgtacagacttccgggttgatttttttacgaccataatttttgctcttttcaagttataacatgctgtttgacgagttttgccacggcaagcaccactcacattttcttcaggaaatgtacccatctagttagtggtgcttgcaaagcatcactattgtaatctcacatacttattagtggtgcttgcaaagcatcactattgtaatctcacatacttattat
Proteins encoded in this region:
- the LOC127644553 gene encoding gastrula zinc finger protein XlCGF57.1-like, producing MEIEDMSDPEPCRMTNEDTEELRNPMEVEEESQKCYEVDVKTQYQKPDEFITEEKNFSCSKIEKNLLQRRSQKTRAKKSLTCTRCGKSFTRKDTLNNHMRIHSAEKPFTCLQCGKSFTCKGSLNIHMRIHSGEKPFTCLQCGMSFAYKPSFNSHMRIHTGETLTCLQCGKSFTQKGHLNCHMRIHTGESPFTCLQCGKSFTRNEHLQRHTQIHTGEKPFTCHLCENSFAREEHLKNHMKIHTGEKPFMCFQCGKSFTRAANLQIHQRTHSQHQRMHTGEKPYKCSYCEKSFSHSGILKKHARVHTGEKPYKCSHCEKSFSQSGNLKTHEQVHTGEKPYKCSHCEKSFIWSSLLKSHEKVHTGEKPYKCSHCGKSFTHSSILKEHQRIHTGEKPYKCSHCGKSFTQLGHMKSHKRGHTGEKPYKCSHCGKGFSRSGILKRHEKVHTA